The following proteins come from a genomic window of Maylandia zebra isolate NMK-2024a linkage group LG22, Mzebra_GT3a, whole genome shotgun sequence:
- the rps27.1 gene encoding 40S ribosomal protein S27.1 yields the protein MPLAKDLLHPSPEEEKRRHKKKRLVQSPNSYFMDVKCPGCYKITTVFSHAQTVVLCVGCSTVLCQPTGGKARLTEGCSFRRKQH from the exons ATGCCA CTCGCAAAAGACTTGTTGCACCCGTCCcctgaggaggagaagaggaggcaCAAGAAGAAGCGTCTTGTTCAGAGTCCCAACTCTTACTTCATGGATGTAAAATGTCCAG GATGCTACAAGATCACGACGGTGTTCAGCCATGCTCAGACAGTCGTGCTGTGTGTGGGCTGCTCTACAGTCCTGTGTCAGCCCACCGGAGGCAAAGCACGTCTCACAGAGG GGTGCTCATTCAGGAGGAAGCAGCACTAG